The sequence below is a genomic window from Streptomyces sp. V1I1.
TGAGCACGGCGCGAGTGTGTACGTCGGTGACCACGCCGGAGACGTACGGGGCGCGCACACGGCCGAAGCGCTCTCGGTCGCCGTGCCGACCGGGCCGTGCGACGCGGCCGAACTGCGCGCGGCCGGCGCGGACGTGATCATCGACGACCTGACCGCGTTCCCCGCCTGGCTACGCGCCTACAGTGCGGATTTGGCCTGACGGCGCTGCGCCGCGATCGAGCGCAGTACGCCCGCCGCGGCGATCAGGAACCCGACGCCCATCAGCATGCACACCGCGTACGCGACCGACGGGAACGGCTCGGTCCCCAGGAACAGCGGGGCCACGGTGACCAGAGTGGCCACGGCGCCGACGATGAAGACGATCACGCCGACGCGCACCAGCCCGTCACCAGGGGCGGGAGGAGTAGCAGTCATTCGGCCAGGGTAGTTCCTTGCGCGTAGGAACCGTTCGGCGACGTCTTGTCACCAGCCCCGGGACCATTAGCCTTGGGGGTGGCGGGTCAGGCGACCCGCTGTAGTGCTATCCAGGACCGTTTTTCGGTGCCCAAGTTCCGGTGCCCCAGCGCCCCAACGAGTACGAGGACGAGGACAGACGTGCCTACCGGCAAGGTCAAATGGTTCAACAGCGAGAAGGGCTTCGGCTTTCTCTCCCGCGACGACGGCGGCGACGTCTTCGTTCACTCGTCGGTGCTCCCCGAAGGGGTCGAGTCGCTAAAGCCCGGCCAGCGCGTCGAGTTCGGCGTGGTAGCGGGCCAGCGCGGTGACCAGGCGCTTTCGGTGACAGTTCTCGACCCGACGCCCTCGGTGGCGGCGGCCCAGCGGCGCAAGCCGGACGAGCTGGCTTCCATCGTGCAGGACCTGACGACCCTGCTGGAGAACATCACGCCGATGCTGGAGCGCGGCCGGTACCCCGACAAGGTGCAGGGCAAGAAGATCGCGGGCCTGCTGCGGGCGGTGGCGGACCAGCTGGACGTCTAGCAGCTATCCGAAACTGAGCGCATCGCGGCCGAGGGGCGGTACGAGTCCCTCGGCCGCGGCGCGGGTCAGCAGTCCCCGTACCGCCGCAAGCCCGTCATCGCCGAGGTCCGCGGTGAACTCATTGACGTAGAGCCCGATGTGCTGGTCAGCCACGGCAGGGTCCATTTCCTGGGCGTGCTCGAGTACGTACGGACGGGAGGCCTCCGGGTCGTCCCACGCCATGCGCACGGACGTGCGAGCGGATTCGGCCAGTAGCTTCAGCGTCTCGGCGCCCAGCGAGCGCTTCGCGATGATCGCGCCGAGCGGGATCGGGAGGCCGGTCGTCGACTCCCAGTGCTCGCCCATGTCGGCGAGGCAGTGCAGCCCGTAGTTCTGATAGGTGAACCGCGCCTCGTGGATGACGAGTCCGGCGTCGACCTTGCCGTCCCGCACGGCCGGCATGATCTCGTGGAACGGCATCACGACGACCTCGCCGACACCACCCGGGACGACGTCCGCGGCCCAGAGCCGGAACAGCAGATACGCCGTCGAGCGCTCGCTCGGCACAGCGATGGTCTGCCCAGCCAAGTCCCTCCCCGGCTCCTTGGTCAGTACGAGCGGACCGCAGCCGCGGCCGAGCGCCCCGCCGCAGGGCAGCAGCGTGTACTCGTCGAGGACCCAGGGCAGTACGGCGTACGACACCTTCAGCACATCGAACTCGCCGCGTTCCGCCATGCCGTTGGTGATGTCGATGTCCGCGAACGTCACATCGATGGCGGGCGCGCCGGGCACCCGGCCGTGCGCCCACGCGTCGAAGACGAAGGTGTCGTTCGGGCAGGGCGAGTACGCGATCTGCAAAGCGTCACTCATGGGTCGGCTCCTCATCGAGGACGGGGGCGAGCTGCTGGAAGGCGTACCGCAGCGACTCCAGCGCCTGCCCGATACGCCAGGCGGCACGGTCGCGCGGGCCGACGGGGTTGGAGATCGCGCGGATCTCGACGACCGGCACGGCGTGCGCGGCGGCGGCCTCCGCGACCCCGAAGCCTTCCATCGCCTCGGCGGCGGCGCGGGGATGACGGCGGGTCAGCTCGACCGCGCGGGCGGCGGTGCCGGTGACGGTGGAGACGGTGAGGACGGGCGCGTGCACGGCGTCGAGGGTCTTGGCGATGCGGGCGGCGAGCTCGGCGGGCGGCACGTGCGCGGAGCGGCCGAAGCCGAGTTCGTCGACGGGGAGATAGCCGTCGGGCGTCTCGGCGCCGAGGTCGGCGGCGACGATCGCGTCGGCGACGACGAGGGCGCCGACGGCGGCGTGGGCCGGGAAGCCGCCGCCGATCCCGGCGGAGACGACGAGGTCGTACGCACCGGTGGCGAGGGCGGTCGCGGTGCCCGCGGCGGCGGCCGCGGGTCCTACGCCGGCGATGAGCACATCGATGCCGGCGTGGCGGGAGAGCGGGTACCCGCCGGGCAGCTGCCGGGCATCACGTACGGGACCGGTGAGCCCCGCGGCGACGGAGTCGGCCTCCGCCGCCACTGCGGTCACCACCAGTACGCGCACGGCACGACCCTCCGGGTCAGGAGGCCTTCTCGAACTGGAAGTGCCAGATACCGATGACCTTCTTGCCCTTGGTCTCCATGATGCTGACCGCGGTCTTGCTGGTGGGCTCGCCGGTCTGCGAGGAGAAGAAGGCGTTGCCGGGGATGGTCCGGTACGAGTTCTTGTACGGCTCCTGCTCGACGGGCTGGCCACCGAAGAGCAGGGTCCAGCCGTTGTCCGCGATCTCCGGGTCGACGCCCATGCGGACCTTGTCGTCGAAGGCGACCTTGACGGTCTTGGCGGGCTTCTGGGTCAGGCAGCGCTGGAGCAGCGATTCCTTGATCGGCTTGCCGTCGTTGTAGCAGGCCGCCTCGGTGTGGACCGATTCCGTCCCGACAGTCACGGTCGCGAGCGGGGTCGGCTTGTCGCATGCGGAAAGGACGAGGAGCCCGGCGGAGACGGCACCGAGAGCGGCAGCGGCCCGGCGGCGCTTGCCCGAGAAGAACGCAACGGTCATGGCTCGAAGGCTATCGGTCGCACCGGCTCTCGCCACGCGGGGGTCACCTTGCCGCGCGTCACGCCGGGGCGGGCCGTCCCGGTGTGCGGGTCTGTCCTCAATCTCTCCCCAGACTTCGTCCGGGGGGACCCCAACGGGCTTGAATGTTCGGCCGACCTTTTCAGCCCCTCCGGCGTTTGAGGAGTGAGGGTCCCCCCACGCCCGCAGGGCGTAGGGGGAGGGT
It includes:
- a CDS encoding DUF2771 domain-containing protein — its product is MTVAFFSGKRRRAAAALGAVSAGLLVLSACDKPTPLATVTVGTESVHTEAACYNDGKPIKESLLQRCLTQKPAKTVKVAFDDKVRMGVDPEIADNGWTLLFGGQPVEQEPYKNSYRTIPGNAFFSSQTGEPTSKTAVSIMETKGKKVIGIWHFQFEKAS
- a CDS encoding 1,4-dihydroxy-6-naphthoate synthase, which translates into the protein MSDALQIAYSPCPNDTFVFDAWAHGRVPGAPAIDVTFADIDITNGMAERGEFDVLKVSYAVLPWVLDEYTLLPCGGALGRGCGPLVLTKEPGRDLAGQTIAVPSERSTAYLLFRLWAADVVPGGVGEVVVMPFHEIMPAVRDGKVDAGLVIHEARFTYQNYGLHCLADMGEHWESTTGLPIPLGAIIAKRSLGAETLKLLAESARTSVRMAWDDPEASRPYVLEHAQEMDPAVADQHIGLYVNEFTADLGDDGLAAVRGLLTRAAAEGLVPPLGRDALSFG
- a CDS encoding cold-shock protein, yielding MPTGKVKWFNSEKGFGFLSRDDGGDVFVHSSVLPEGVESLKPGQRVEFGVVAGQRGDQALSVTVLDPTPSVAAAQRRKPDELASIVQDLTTLLENITPMLERGRYPDKVQGKKIAGLLRAVADQLDV
- a CDS encoding futalosine hydrolase, translating into MRVLVVTAVAAEADSVAAGLTGPVRDARQLPGGYPLSRHAGIDVLIAGVGPAAAAAGTATALATGAYDLVVSAGIGGGFPAHAAVGALVVADAIVAADLGAETPDGYLPVDELGFGRSAHVPPAELAARIAKTLDAVHAPVLTVSTVTGTAARAVELTRRHPRAAAEAMEGFGVAEAAAAHAVPVVEIRAISNPVGPRDRAAWRIGQALESLRYAFQQLAPVLDEEPTHE